The Kluyveromyces lactis strain NRRL Y-1140 chromosome D complete sequence genome has a window encoding:
- the MGE1 gene encoding mitochondrial nucleotide exchange factor MGE1 (similar to uniprot|P38523 YOR232W Saccharomyces cerevisiae MGE1 Protein of the mitochondrial matrix involved in protein import into mitochondria) — protein MRPSTRFLRSVTRTVPIGFRSTTVPFVSSTLRSSAATSNQFSARFSGVRFYADEAKKEEPKDENDAAAAEEDANLTEEQKKIKDLETKLDAKTKEASEFKDRLLRSVADFRNLQEVTKKDIQKAKDFALQKFAKDLLESVDNFGHALNAFKPETLEQSQELSDLYTGVKMTRDVFEKTLKKHGIEQLNPIGESFDPNKHEATFELPQPDKEPGTVFHVQQIGYTLNDRVIRPAKVGIVKDNEN, from the coding sequence GCGTTACCAGAACTGTTCCAATCGGTTTCAGATCTACTACTGTGCCATTTGTATCTAGCACTTTGAGATCTAGTGCTGCAACCTCCAACCAGTTTTCTGCTAGGTTTTCCGGTGTTAGATTCTATGCTGATGAAGCCAAGAAGGAAGAACCTAAGGATGAGAACGATGCAGCTGCAGCTGAAGAAGACGCAAATTTGACTGAAGagcaaaaaaagattaaagaTTTGGAAACCAAGTTGGATGCCAAGACTAAGGAAGCCTCTGAATTTAAGGACCGTTTGTTGAGATCAGTTGCTGATTTCAGAAATTTGCAAGAAGTTACCAAGAAGGATATCCAAAAGGCCAAGGATTTCGCTTTGCAAAAATTCGCCAAGGACTTGTTGGAATCCGTCGACAACTTTGGCCATGCTTTGAACGCTTTCAAACCAGAAACTCTGGAACAATCTCAAGAGCTTTCTGATCTATATACCGGTGTCAAGATGACCAGGGACGTTTTCGAAaagactttgaagaagcacGGTATTGAACAACTAAATCCAATTGGCGAATCttttgatccaaataaGCACGAAGCTACTTTCGAATTGCCTCAACCAGACAAGGAACCAGGTACCGTTTTCCACGTTCAACAAATTGGTTACACTTTGAACGACAGAGTTATCAGACCAGCTAAGGTCGGTATTGTTAAGGACAATGAAAATTAG
- the KIN4 gene encoding putative serine/threonine protein kinase KIN4 (similar to uniprot|Q03002 Saccharomyces cerevisiae YPL141C Hypothetical ORF), which produces MSTEAHRHTYYGGPTTNTESSHHIHTSHAHNCSNGSSRRHSSSHNGRRRQVTFGPYIIGPTLGEGEFGKVKLGWSKSNSDESKNVAIKLIRRDTIPKNSEKEVKIYREINALKHLAHPNIVTLEEVLQNSKYIGIVLHYASGGEFYKYIQKKRRLKEPAACRLFAQLISGVHYMHHKGLAHRDLKLENLLLDEHENLIITDFGFVNEFSSRNDLMKTSCGSPCYAAPELVVTTKAYEARKADVWSCGVILYAMLAGYLPWDDDPDNPDGDDIAKLYNYITKTSLKFPEYINPIPRDILRRILVSDPSKRITVELILKHQWLQPHALFLSLKPEDWDIKAKAEISNIFRPPPSQSSQSAYSRPHSNSSVSSSEKRNSLIIDSTLHLQPVPPHESQSHAIAKPSSPSSDLRSSPIKRVNHSRSNSAASIALQAVVDAEREFFQSSQSILQISGVQSIEQSPNTRVQTYTATRSLAHNNSSSLMNRNSIIVEVSPNKEVISSSSSSAIPGMSYSASRESYISTSPVRNAAQSPKFVPGSFTSNTSHHNNKFGSSQQSRPRPTSYHPISSSYLEMQPSNSQNNFITTTNEFSYIPRTVNANNYIDSTRAISPELNGRTVDGTSPPLNSRNFQSGIIRRGSFSASKPSPSVDLNNVEGDLIKTDAEDHKKLKQQRRKSQRYSTVILDNSIATVQEETEEPITAYDANIKKPVENSNNLTKEFGKIVINEPRKEDAHIPISKPESEHLQKPPQQHQSQASIARADSHSKKEKRFSLLSFYSYYNNSKTSVSSDSSGGRRVSANSQKTNERISSVKSNGIPSRNVSGSINQFETSKPRVSSNPSNRTNYRHSMLPPKSSQVIDASAKRMNRSSVMVSSAKDITSSDGTASKEHKEQREPSTAKRVFDFFKRRSMRV; this is translated from the coding sequence ATGTCTACAGAAGCGCATCGTCACACCTATTACGGTGGACCCACCACCAACACGGAGTCCTCTCATCATATTCATACGAGTCATGCTCATAACTGTTCCAATGGTAGCAGCCGTCGACATAGCTCTTCGCATAACGGTCGAAGACGGCAGGTAACGTTTGGTCCTTACATCATCGGTCCGACTTTAGGAGAAGGTGAATTTGGGAAAGTCAAGCTAGGGTGGTCTAAAAGCAATTCGGATGAGTCTAAGAATGTTGCCATTAAGCTGATAAGAAGGGATACGATCCCCAAGAACTCTGAGAAAGAAGTAAAGATCTATAGAGAAATCAACGCACTAAAACACTTGGCGCATCCAAATATAGTaactttggaagaagtgTTACAAAATTCGAAATACATCGGAATAGTGTTGCATTACGCCTCGGGAGGTGAATTCTACaaatatattcaaaagaagagaagacTGAAAGAACCTGCAGCATGCCGGTTATTTGCACAGTTAATTAGTGGGGTACATTATATGCATCATAAAGGATTGGCACATAGggatttgaaattagagAACCTCTTATTGGATGAACATGAGAATTTAATAATAACAGATTTTGGATTTGTCAATGAGTTCAGTTCTAGGAACgatttgatgaaaacatcTTGTGGGTCTCCATGTTACGCTGCTCCAGAATTGGTCGTTACTACAAAGGCTTACGAAGCAAGAAAGGCTGACGTTTGGTCATGTGGGGTAATTTTGTACGCTATGCTAGCTGGATATCTCCCGTGGGATGATGATCCAGATAATCCTGACGGGGATGATATTGCAAAACTATACAATTATATCACAAAGACGTCATTGAAATTTCCGGAATATATCAATCCGATTCCCAGAGATATTTTGAGAAGAATTCTTGTATCGGACCCTTCCAAGCGTATCACTGTTGAATTGATCCTAAAACATCAATGGCTGCAACCACACGCATTATTCCTATCTTTGAAACCAGAGGATTGGGATATTAAGGCAAAGGCCGAAATAAGTAACATCTTCAGGCCCCCACCTTCACAATCTTCACAATCTGCATATTCCAGACCACActcaaattcttctgtATCTTCAAGTGAAAAACGTAATTCGCTGATCATAGACTCCACTCTACATCTGCAACCTGTGCCTCCTCATGAATCACAATCACATGCCATTGCCAAACCATCTTCTCCATCGTCGGATCTTAGATCAAGCCCAATTAAAAGAGTCAATCACTCAAGAAGCAACTCTGCAGCATCCATCGCATTGCAAGCTGTCGTGGATGCAGAAAGAGAATTCTTCCAGTCATCTCAATCAATTTTACAAATTAGTGGCGTACAATCCATTGAACAATCTCCTAATACTAGAGTTCAAACGTATACTGCTACGAGATCGTTGGCACATAATAATTCCTCATCCTTAATGAACAGAAATAGTATAATCGTTGAGGTAAGCCCAAACAAGGAGGTTATATCgtcatcatcctcatctgCTATACCGGGAATGAGTTATTCCGCATCCAGAGAGTCATATATCTCAACTTCTCCCGTTAGAAATGCAGCACAGTCGCCAAAATTCGTTCCAGGTTCTTTCACTTCGAATACCAGTCACCATAATAACAAATTTGGCTCATCACAGCAGTCTAGGCCCAGACCCACTTCATATCAtccaatatcatcatcatatttAGAAATGCAGCCTTCTAATTCTCAGAATAACTTTATCACAACCACTAACGAGTTTTCTTATATTCCAAGAACAGTCAATGCAAATAACTACATCGACTCTACTCGCGCAATCTCTCCTGAATTGAACGGAAGAACTGTTGATGGCACTTCCCCGCCATTAAACTCAAGAAATTTCCAGTCAGGAATCATACGCAGGGGATCATTTTCTGCAAGCAAACCTTCACCATCAGTCGATCTGAATAATGTAGAAGGGGACCTTATTAAAACCGATGCAGAGGATCATAAGAAACTCAAACAGCAGCGTAGGAAATCTCAAAGATACAGTACTGTTATTTTAGACAATTCGATTGCCACTGtacaagaagaaactgaGGAACCAATTACGGCTTACGATGCGAACATTAAAAAACCCGTTGAAAATTCCAATAACTTGACCAAGGAATTCGGAAAGATTGTTATTAATGAACCTCGAAAGGAAGATGCTCACATTCCTATCAGCAAACCGGAGAGCGAACACCTACAGAAACCCCCACAACAACATCAATCACAAGCCTCGATAGCAAGAGCAGACTCACattccaagaaagagaaaaggtTCAGTTTACTATCCTTTTACTCATACTATAATAATTCAAAGACGAGTGTCAGCTCCGACTCTTCTGGCGGAAGAAGAGTATCTGCAAATTcacagaaaacaaatgaaagaatttcttctgTTAAATCGAATGGTATACCGTCTAGAAACGTATCGGGGTCGATAAATCAATTCGAAACATCAAAACCGAGAGTATCATCGAATCCATCAAACAGAACAAATTACAGACATTCGATGTTACCTCCAAAGAGTTCTCAAGTTATAGACGCATCTGCCAAACGTATGAATCGTTCTTCTGTAATGGTTTCTTCTGCCAAAGATATAACCAGTTCTGATGGTACCGCAAGTAAAGAACATAAAGAACAACGTGAACCAAGCACTGCCAAAAGAgtctttgatttcttcaagagGAGAAGTATGAGAGTATAA
- a CDS encoding uncharacterized protein (similar to uniprot|P40445 Saccharomyces cerevisiae YIL166C Hypothetical ORF), producing the protein MESVRNKRYINSEQIPWISVIESGSSCSQSWLWLKREFCYSIRSYKPANQHYKSLAMADSDKRRAEVDVKRVSISSFDVEIRSQDSLTSDNPFSDPKIAEYYRALYDDSKYESRSAFDPEFTWTKEEEQKVVRKLNIRVALVACYLFVALQLDRGNLSQAVVDNLLEDLGMNRNDYNLGNQIFYISFLLAEIPSQLISKRLGPDIFIPIQICSWSVVAMAQAAMHNKTGFFICRCLIGALEGGFIADLVLWLTYFFTSKEFSIRLSWFWTSLSLVQILSAILAYGILRMRGIGGLAGWQYLFLLEGILTFFIGLTGFYLMVPSAVQTKNWMHPKGWFTEREEKIVVNRVLRDDPSKGDMHNRQPISFKLIWSAISDYDLWPIYFIGLIAYVPTNVLTTYLTLTLKSVGFSTFNVQLLSIPYQVIHIIFLLGITWFSERVKQRAYMGIISAVWNAFFLAILRWWKGSLVEAWPTFALCTLLLGSPYVHAICVSWVSRNSNSIKTRALSSALYNMAVQVGAIYSAQIYRENDKPLYHTGNTVLFSLAVVTTPIFLFVKWYYHKRNKDKEAIWSKMSEDERIEYIHNTTDTANKRLDFRFAE; encoded by the coding sequence ATGGAATCGGTAAGAAATAAACGATATATAAACAGTGAACAAATACCGTGGATTTCTGTCATTGAATCAGGATCATCTTGCTCTCAATCATGGTTGTGGTTGAAGCGTGAATTTTGTTACAGCATTAGATCTTACAAACCAGCAAACCAACATTATAAAAGTTTGGCAATGGCAGATTCCGACAAACGCAGGGCCGAAGTTGATGTGAAAAGGGTTTCGATATCAAGTTTTGATGTCGAAATCCGTTCTCAAGATTCCTTAACTTCTGATAATCCCTTCAGTGATCCAAAAATCGCAGAATACTATCGTGCATTATACGATGACAGTAAGTACGAGAGTAGAAGTGCGTTTGATCCAGAGTTCACATGGACAAAGgaggaagaacaaaaagtcGTTCGGAAATTGAACATCAGAGTTGCGTTGGTTGCGTGCTACTTATTTGTTGCTCTTCAATTAGATCGTGGTAATCTATCACAGGCTGTGGTCGATAATCTACTTGAAGATTTGGGTATGAACAGAAATGATTACAATTTAGGtaatcaaatcttctacATCTCCTTTTTACTAGCCGAAATCCCCTCCCAATTGATCTCTAAGAGATTAGGCCCAGATATTTTCATTCCCATTCAAATTTGTTCTTGGTCCGTTGTGGCCATGGCGCAGGCTGCTATGCATAATAAGACTGGTTTTTTTATTTGCAGATGTTTGATCGGAGCTCTAGAAGGTGGTTTTATCGCTGATCTTGTTCTATGGTTAACTTACTTCTTTACCAGTAAAGAGTTTTCGATCAGATTATCTTGGTTCTGGACGAGTTTATCATTAGTTCAGATACTTAGCGCTATATTGGCATACGGTATCTTAAGAATGAGAGGTATCGGTGGTCTTGCTGGATGGCAGTATTTGTTCCTTCTAGAAGGCATTTTAACCTTCTTTATTGGTCTCACAGGATTCTATTTAATGGTACCTAGTGCCgttcaaacaaagaattggaTGCATCCAAAGGGTTGGTTCACAGAGAGAGAGGAGAAGATCGTTGTTAATAGAGTTCTTAGAGATGATCCATCTAAGGGTGATATGCATAACAGACAACCaatctctttcaaattgatttgGTCTGCCATCTCTGATTATGATTTATGGCCAATTTACTTCATTGGGTTGATTGCTTATGTGCCAACGAATGTTCTAACAACATATCTCACCCTAACTCTAAAATCTGTGGGGTTCAGCACATTCAATGTGCAGCTACTTTCTATTCCATATCAGGTTATTCATATCATTTTCCTTCTCGGAATCACGTGGTTCTCAGAACGAGTCAAACAGAGAGCCTATATGGGTATCATCTCAGCTGTATGGAATGCCTTCTTCCTCGCTATTCTAAGATGGTGGAAGGGGTCCCTAGTTGAAGCTTGGCCTACGTTTGCATTATGTACACTATTGCTAGGTTCCCCATATGTCCACGCAATTTGTGTCAGTTGGGTCTCCAGAAATTCCAACTCCATCAAAACCAGAGCTTTGAGTTCTGCATTGTATAATATGGCTGTCCAGGTTGGGGCTATCTATTCCGCTCAGATCTACagagaaaatgataaaCCATTATACCACACTGGTAATACTGTTCTATTTTCATTAGCAGTTGTAACTACTCCAATCTTTTTGTTTGTGAAATGGTATTATCATAAAAGAAACAAGGATAAGGAAGCCATCTGGAGCAAGATGTCCGAAGATGAACGTATTGAATATATTCATAATACCACTGATACGGCTAATAAGAGATTAGACTTTAGATTTGCTGAGTAA
- a CDS encoding 60S ribosomal protein eL33 (highly similar to uniprot|P05744 Saccharomyces cerevisiae YPL143W RPL33A Ribosomal Protein of the Large subunit) has translation MAESHRLYVKGKHLSYQRSKSVNNPNVSLVKIEGVANPEDAKFYLGKRVAYVYRCSKEVRGSKIRVIWGKINRTHGNSGVVRATFRSNLPAKTFGASVRIFLYPSNI, from the exons ATGGCTGAATCCCATAGAT TGTACGTCAAAGGTAAGCATTTGTCATACCAAAGATCCAAGAGCGTTAACAACCCAAACGTCTCTTTGGTCAAGATTGAAGGTGTTGCCAACCCAGAAGACGCTAAGTTCTACTTGGGTAAGAGAGTCGCCTATGTCTACAGATGCTCCAAGGAAGTCAGAGGTTCCAAGATCAGAGTTATCTGGGGTAAGATCAACAGAACACACGGTAACTCCGGTGTCGTTAGAGCTACATTCAGATCTAACTTGCCAGCTAAGACTTTCGGTGCTTCTGTCAGAATCTTCTTGTACCCATCTAACATCTAA
- a CDS encoding flavin-containing monooxygenase (similar to uniprot|Q75BZ7 Ashbya gossypii ACR122C ACR122Cp and some similarities with YHR176W uniprot|P38866 Saccharomyces cerevisiae YHR176W FMO1 Flavin-containing monooxygenase localized to the cytoplasmic face of the ER membrane catalyzes oxidation of biological thiols to maintain the ER redox buffer ratio for correct folding of disulfide-bonded proteins) — protein sequence MAPVATVGLNNTLDGVAHALKQTKSSEGTFPEAENVQDMKKILHEEDFYNKEVYPPILHEAVSDDLPLEKVYGVNVTASPELIADESKIGPLVDEWFEQFNVLMNKINSGSTSVSEEDWSRLFGNHGTWRDHLGVTFDLHSFIGLENLSNDLQPLLSKAKLSNFQLDKLADYRYTSGYGKVLMHEPKSGRPPVEWVQVYYTFENKLGSGKGIARLTAVYDEKLQKSTLKAFTFYTGLEDYKEYPEAIFGNRPEGVNHGQHVGRESWVERRAKESTFTEDHQPTVLIVGGGQGGLTVAARLKMFGVNSLIIEMNPKIGDNWRNRYKFLVLHDPVWYDHLPYLNFPPSWPIFTPKDKIGDWFEGYAKTMDLNYKCSSMVTGATFDDVSNKWTVQVKDFNTGKIITYTPDHLVMATGHSGEPRMPKFQDQELFKGKIVHSSKHGSGAEFSGGKALVVGGCNSAHDICQDFYEQNVDVTMLQRSSTCVITVEHGMYHNIRGVYDETGPLTETADRIFHSMPLSLLNGVMQQQYRASCQDDVELLKALERRGFKTNAGYGGTGLFGLYFRQGSGYYIDVGCSKLICDGKVKIKQGQSIKRFLPSGTGVEFTDGTILEGLDVIVMATGYTNMKETARRLFGDRVADRLDPVWGLDKEGELKTIWRDSGHPNFWYMGGNLAVSRYYSKRLALRIIQQVKGLEY from the coding sequence ATGGCTCCTGTCGCGACTGTCGGTTTGAATAATACACTTGACGGTGTCGCTCACGCTTTGAAACAAACTAAATCTTCTGAAGGTACTTTTCCAGAAGCGGAAAATGTCCAGGatatgaagaaaatacTACACGAGGAAGATTTCTACAATAAGGAAGTTTACCCTCCAATTCTTCACGAAGCTGTTTCCGATGATTTACCATTAGAGAAAGTGTACGGTGTTAATGTTACTGCTTCTCCAGAGTTGATTGCTGATGAATCCAAGATCGGACCATTGGTTGACGAATGGTTCGAACAATTCAATGTTTTGATGAATAAGATCAATTCCGGTTCCACATCGgtttcagaagaagactGGTCTCGGTTGTTTGGAAACCACGGTACCTGGAGAGATCATTTAGGTGTCACTTTTGATTTACATTCTTTCATCGGTTTGGAAAACTTGTCAAACGATTTACAACCGCTATTGTCCAAGGCTAAATTGTCCAATTTCCAATTGGATAAATTGGCCGATTATAGATACACTTCCGGTTACGGTAAGGTGTTGATGCATGAACCAAAATCAGGTAGACCTCCTGTGGAATGGGTTCAAGTTTATTAcacttttgaaaataaattGGGTAGTGGTAAAGGTATTGCCAGATTGACCGCTGTTTATGATGAGAAATTGCAAAAATCAACTTTGAAAGCTTTCACCTTCTACACTGGGTTGGAAGATTATAAAGAGTATCCTGAAGCTATCTTCGGTAACAGACCAGAAGGTGTTAACCATGGTCAACACGTTGGTAGAGAATCTTGGGTCGAAAGAAGAGCTAAAGAATCCACTTTCACTGAAGACCATCAACCAACTGTCTTGATCGTTGGTGGTGGACAAGGTGGTTTAACTGTCGCAGCAAGATTGAAGATGTTTGGGGTTAACTCCTTgatcattgaaatgaacCCCAAGATTGGTGATAACTGGAGAAACCGTTACAAGTTTTTGGTTTTGCATGACCCAGTCTGGTATGACCATTTGCCATATTTGAACTTCCCACCATCTTGGCCAATTTTCACTCCAAAAGATAAGATTGGTGATTGGTTTGAAGGTTATGCAAAGACAATGGATTTGAACTATAAATGTAGTTCCATGGTTACCGGTGCTACTTTTGATGACGTTTCGAACAAATGGACAGTTCAAGTTAAGGATTTCAATACGGGTAAGATTATCACATACACCCCAGATCATTTGGTTATGGCCACTGGTCATTCCGGTGAACCACGTATGCCTAAGTTCCAAGACCAAGAGTTGTTCAAGGGGAAAATCGTTCACTCTTCCAAGCATGGATCTGGTGCTGAATTCAGTGGTGGGAAGGCATTAGTTGTTGGTGGTTGTAATTCTGCACATGATATTTGCCAAGATTTCTACGAACAAAACGTTGATGTTACCATGTTGCAAAGATCCTCGACTTGTGTCATTACTGTGGAACATGGTATGTACCATAACATTAGAGGTGTTTACGACGAAACCGGGCCATTAACTGAAACCGCTGACAGAATTTTCCACTCAATGCCACTTTCTTTGTTAAACGGTGTTATGCAACAACAATACCGTGCATCATGTCAAGACGATGTCGAATTATTGAAGGCATTGGAAAGACGTGGTTTCAAGACAAATGCCGGTTACGGTGGTACTGGTTTGTTCGGATTGTACTTCCGTCAAGGATCTGGTTACTACATTGATGTTGGTTGCTCCAAATTGATCTGTGATGGTAAGGTTAAGATTAAGCAAGGTCAAAGTATCAAGAGATTCTTGCCATCCGGTACAGGTGTGGAATTTACCGACGGAACCATCCTTGAAGGTTTGGACGTTATTGTTATGGCTACTGGTTACACCAACATGAAAGAAACAGCCAGAAGATTGTTTGGAGACAGAGTTGCTGACAGATTGGACCCTGTCTGGGGTTTGGACAAAGAAGGTGAATTGAAGACTATTTGGAGAGACTCTGGCCATCCAAACTTCTGGTACATGGGTGGTAACTTGGCTGTATCCAGATACTACTCTAAGAGACTAGCATTGAGGATTATTCAACAAGTGAAAGGCCTTGAATACTGA